The Lentisphaera araneosa HTCC2155 genome has a segment encoding these proteins:
- a CDS encoding alpha/beta hydrolase family protein yields MSILSKAAEKWINEPPPKTWLCSHLEEEGLEALFYESIPFEKKATRVFAWVGLPDGVTDKDSVPGVVLIHGGGGSAFSRWVKWWNKRGYAAIAMDCCGAMPLPNTGIIGNADWPRHQHSGPKGWGGWDQATWAPEDQWCYHAPAAVIKAHTLLASYPQVDSSRIGLTGISWGGYLTCMVAGIDPRFKVAAPVYGCGFITEGSEWTENGAINGLTNEQADFWKANFDPSQVLQQIKTPMFWLNGTNDFAYWPSAWQKSIDTVKGPSHLCMKVRWPHGHIPESEETPELESFLNTYLMEGRQLPYVSSPVINNNTISIQYDDAKHLHHANLVMTLDKCNWPEREWHTLSAQINIENNSITADLPNNCTAAYLNLITTGWLTVSSKIIIFTK; encoded by the coding sequence ATGAGTATTTTATCGAAAGCTGCTGAAAAATGGATAAATGAACCACCACCTAAAACATGGTTATGTTCGCATTTAGAGGAAGAAGGTCTAGAAGCTTTGTTTTATGAGAGCATTCCTTTTGAGAAGAAAGCCACAAGGGTCTTTGCTTGGGTTGGGTTACCTGATGGTGTTACAGATAAGGACTCTGTACCTGGGGTAGTTTTAATTCATGGAGGCGGTGGTAGTGCTTTTTCACGATGGGTTAAATGGTGGAATAAAAGAGGTTATGCGGCTATTGCCATGGATTGTTGTGGTGCAATGCCATTACCTAATACTGGAATAATTGGCAATGCAGATTGGCCAAGACATCAACATTCAGGTCCCAAAGGTTGGGGGGGGTGGGATCAAGCGACATGGGCTCCTGAGGATCAATGGTGTTATCATGCCCCAGCCGCAGTTATAAAAGCTCACACCTTACTAGCTTCATATCCTCAAGTTGATTCTTCAAGAATTGGATTAACTGGTATTTCATGGGGTGGTTATTTAACTTGTATGGTGGCAGGAATTGACCCGCGTTTTAAAGTAGCTGCGCCCGTATATGGATGTGGTTTTATTACTGAAGGTAGCGAATGGACAGAAAATGGAGCGATTAATGGTCTGACAAATGAACAAGCAGACTTTTGGAAAGCAAACTTCGACCCCTCACAAGTTTTACAGCAGATTAAAACACCAATGTTTTGGTTAAATGGTACTAATGACTTTGCTTATTGGCCATCAGCTTGGCAAAAATCAATTGATACTGTTAAAGGCCCATCTCACTTATGTATGAAAGTACGTTGGCCCCATGGTCATATACCAGAATCCGAAGAAACACCAGAGCTAGAAAGTTTTTTAAATACCTACCTTATGGAAGGTCGTCAATTACCTTATGTAAGCTCTCCTGTTATTAATAATAATACAATATCTATTCAATACGATGATGCTAAGCATCTACATCATGCGAATCTTGTTATGACTTTAGACAAGTGTAATTGGCCAGAACGTGAGTGGCATACTCTTAGTGCACAAATTAATATTGAAAACAATAGTATAACCGCTGATTTGCCCAATAACTGCACAGCTGCATACCTCAATCTTATAACAACAGGTTGGTTGACAGTTTCATCCAAAATTATTATTTTTACTAAATAG
- a CDS encoding alpha-galactosidase: protein MQFTYELGSFSFFDTSGHGWKNFQFELNGQLSSSYTELENKITSTGGTVKLAGQGVNETIHFTTDAAASSLVVSRTITNTEDSPLVFKSVSDGILSADGEICFDEPFSPIDYYKLRYFHSSNIKTEKFPRFRVEHPYVKCIPYDAVHFNHDEANHFPVFGVTADRDYVCTLVQGDLNQVQFERSWELGLDGISESKLAKTYKGIQRFTLSNGFSLAAGERVEVSRVFYQLKYDTHPQYAFDDYVAKLNQHHNFQGKNSKMLREGVFCTWNYGTFGNITEDLILNRAKAMAENMPNCTHFLIDDGYQALRNSYNNPNAGIDSFYPVPVEGYDKEKFPNGMKIVADGIRDLGLKPCIWLSPKVYLSSPLAKEKPEWLQKDKDGSVRIIGQSSFLDLSHPEAREFYLKVLDALFVQWGFEGVKYDFMTQWFLKEDSRFGHKSGIEWRDFAFSEIRKRIGDEGFFMTCIAFSAGNPFPGLNADSYRCGFDIHDGTWSEQVRACSGTLAQTMIKGKDTFLLNMDSLGFGDNPENEQFFRLNWCYITQGILEFGGKLEEHTPEQFTIFNKLLTNADRGNKVHVLDDKAFTGEPLPEILQVRYEDDGPMKQAGVKQHIAFFNWSNESKLITLSLDKAQLSAKEQLSDFWSHESITVNGQYLCVELAPRSSQLIEVK from the coding sequence ATGCAATTTACATATGAACTAGGGAGTTTCAGTTTTTTTGATACATCTGGACATGGTTGGAAGAATTTTCAATTCGAACTCAACGGACAACTCAGTTCTAGTTATACCGAATTAGAAAACAAGATCACGTCCACTGGTGGAACTGTAAAACTTGCAGGGCAGGGCGTAAACGAAACGATTCACTTTACTACAGATGCAGCTGCATCCAGTCTTGTGGTAAGCCGAACCATCACCAATACCGAGGATTCTCCATTAGTATTTAAATCGGTTAGTGATGGAATCCTGAGCGCCGATGGAGAAATTTGTTTTGATGAACCTTTTAGTCCCATTGATTATTATAAATTACGTTATTTTCATTCGTCGAATATCAAAACTGAAAAGTTTCCACGTTTCCGTGTTGAGCATCCCTATGTAAAATGTATTCCTTATGATGCGGTGCATTTCAATCACGATGAAGCCAATCACTTTCCGGTATTCGGTGTTACTGCTGACCGTGATTATGTTTGTACTTTGGTGCAAGGTGATTTAAACCAAGTACAATTCGAGCGTTCTTGGGAGCTCGGCTTGGATGGCATTTCTGAATCTAAACTAGCCAAGACTTACAAAGGGATTCAGCGTTTTACATTAAGTAATGGCTTTAGCCTTGCTGCAGGTGAGAGAGTTGAAGTCTCTCGAGTCTTTTATCAACTAAAGTACGATACTCACCCTCAATATGCCTTCGATGATTATGTGGCAAAGCTTAACCAGCACCATAACTTTCAAGGCAAGAATTCAAAGATGTTGCGCGAAGGCGTGTTTTGTACTTGGAATTATGGAACCTTTGGCAATATCACAGAAGATTTGATTCTAAATCGAGCCAAGGCCATGGCTGAAAACATGCCTAATTGTACTCATTTCTTGATCGATGATGGCTACCAAGCATTACGCAATTCCTATAATAATCCCAATGCTGGTATCGATTCATTTTATCCTGTACCAGTTGAGGGTTACGATAAAGAAAAGTTCCCCAATGGTATGAAAATCGTGGCCGATGGCATTCGTGACTTAGGTCTAAAACCCTGTATTTGGTTATCGCCAAAAGTTTACTTGTCCTCACCCTTAGCAAAGGAAAAACCTGAGTGGTTACAGAAAGATAAAGATGGTTCAGTTCGAATTATTGGTCAATCGAGTTTTCTTGATTTATCCCATCCCGAAGCCAGAGAGTTCTATTTAAAAGTTCTTGATGCACTCTTTGTTCAGTGGGGTTTTGAGGGTGTGAAATACGATTTTATGACTCAGTGGTTCTTGAAAGAAGATAGTCGATTTGGCCATAAAAGTGGTATAGAATGGCGTGATTTTGCCTTTAGCGAAATCCGCAAACGCATTGGCGATGAAGGCTTTTTTATGACCTGTATTGCCTTTAGTGCAGGCAACCCTTTTCCCGGTCTAAATGCCGATTCCTATCGTTGTGGTTTCGATATCCACGATGGAACCTGGAGCGAGCAGGTTCGAGCTTGCTCGGGCACATTGGCTCAAACCATGATTAAAGGCAAAGATACCTTCCTCCTTAACATGGATAGCCTTGGCTTTGGTGACAACCCAGAAAACGAACAGTTTTTCCGTCTCAATTGGTGCTACATCACGCAAGGTATTTTAGAATTTGGTGGTAAGTTGGAAGAACATACACCCGAACAATTCACCATCTTTAATAAGCTCTTAACTAATGCGGATCGTGGAAATAAAGTACATGTACTCGATGACAAAGCCTTCACGGGAGAGCCCTTGCCAGAGATCTTGCAGGTGCGCTACGAAGATGACGGCCCCATGAAACAAGCTGGCGTGAAGCAACATATTGCCTTCTTTAACTGGTCCAATGAAAGCAAGCTCATCACCCTTTCTTTAGATAAAGCTCAACTTTCTGCTAAGGAGCAATTGTCTGACTTTTGGAGCCATGAGTCCATAACAGTCAATGGTCAGTATTTGTGCGTGGAACTAGCGCCGCGTAGCTCTCAGCTTATTGAGGTAAAATAA
- a CDS encoding alpha/beta hydrolase — MFKLYEKMDLWPDLPQKVTLQNFALENGAHLPAFLILPGGGYHTCAKHEGAPIAAWLNSLGISTFVLEYSVAPARYPQPLMDARRAMQFLRFHAEELSIDAQRIGVMGFSAGGHLAASLSNLYSEVKQDYDDELEKMSARPDLSVFRYGRIPAKDLGL, encoded by the coding sequence ATGTTTAAGCTCTACGAAAAAATGGATCTTTGGCCGGATTTGCCACAGAAAGTGACTTTGCAAAATTTCGCTCTTGAAAATGGTGCACACTTACCAGCTTTCTTAATTTTACCCGGGGGAGGCTATCACACATGTGCCAAGCACGAAGGAGCTCCCATAGCCGCTTGGCTCAATAGCTTGGGCATAAGTACCTTTGTTTTGGAATACTCCGTGGCGCCGGCTCGTTATCCTCAGCCCTTGATGGATGCGCGACGTGCCATGCAGTTCTTGCGTTTTCACGCCGAAGAATTAAGCATAGATGCCCAACGCATAGGTGTGATGGGCTTTTCGGCTGGAGGGCACCTCGCCGCTAGTTTGAGTAATCTCTATTCAGAAGTCAAGCAAGACTATGATGATGAATTGGAGAAGATGAGCGCTAGACCAGACTTGAGCGTTTTCCGATACGGGCGTATACCCGCTAAAGATTTAGGGCTCTAA
- a CDS encoding DUF1670 domain-containing protein has product MISDTINRKEDSSKRLALRSNTSTLVNVIVEGTSCSRFESEVIADKAVEVFGIGPYSPDAELQPGQMKWKAISALEPAGKPLAACQFKIITLTVHQLEDDQEVYLKYGRSAKRANQIVRMCEECYDQECLLTQEDLACILDCDVKTVRNDIRDYQKKHECLVPTRGNKKDIGPGITHRTKAIEKFIQGECPEDIARNMQHLSGL; this is encoded by the coding sequence ATGATATCAGATACAATAAATCGTAAAGAAGACAGTAGCAAACGACTTGCGCTCAGAAGTAATACCTCAACCCTGGTTAATGTCATTGTTGAGGGAACCAGTTGCTCACGCTTTGAATCAGAAGTCATAGCCGACAAAGCAGTGGAGGTATTTGGCATCGGCCCATATAGTCCAGACGCCGAACTGCAGCCAGGTCAAATGAAATGGAAGGCAATAAGTGCTTTGGAACCTGCGGGAAAACCTCTAGCAGCTTGTCAATTCAAAATCATCACCCTTACGGTTCACCAGCTTGAGGATGATCAAGAAGTGTATTTGAAGTATGGCCGCTCAGCCAAGCGAGCCAATCAAATTGTTCGGATGTGTGAGGAATGCTATGATCAGGAGTGTTTACTGACTCAGGAAGATTTAGCTTGCATACTGGATTGTGATGTAAAAACGGTGCGCAATGACATTCGTGATTATCAAAAGAAACATGAATGCCTTGTTCCAACCCGGGGAAACAAAAAAGATATCGGCCCAGGTATTACCCACAGAACAAAAGCCATAGAGAAGTTTATCCAAGGTGAATGTCCCGAGGATATAGCCCGTAATATGCAACATCTCTCAGGGCTATAG
- a CDS encoding right-handed parallel beta-helix repeat-containing protein, producing MKIIMKRIYLPLLCLSLFSCVSRKIEEKMKMESLDLKDEITKLLAQGKTELNLPKGRYKISEAIHINNTKSLTINGNGSTLIMPPKGELLFFSNIQNIHIKNLTVDCDPLPFTQGTITKISDDHLEYEYEVHPGYPSLDAFPKYKTIGRSGIFVFDPKTLRWKDNVPDLYTKDSTSISLRKGQFTFKHLMEGYRNIKVGDYVAFKNMYGNVFLFKGCGDVTMEDVIVNTGPGAGFLMRTCTGKVIMKRCKIEKGPKPKGAVHERLLSTIADGFNLAYSRQGVTMEECEFSYMGDDAVNLHGSFMSVVKKIDDSTFLIGRAWSDEPLQKVLPGDKIRILDGNDFGLINEAKILNLMKIIPPQELDQNLRKKWRLPTKAKIFYSQVKLDKKVNAEAGNKVEVPAIACPNFVFRRNYFHDHRARGLRLGASHGLIEQNRFERIKSTPISLGPHAIHNEGGWIEDIVVKNNTIMDSCFDERTFDKNAANTGAIVLLHFLHDKSAKYVQENRNIRILNNKIERVGGPGLLITSADNVTVEGNTFSNTHLLNCDKSGNDIRLKATGVISINYSDKVDIKNNYFGKLGSFARKEFIKNPE from the coding sequence ATGAAAATAATAATGAAACGAATATATTTACCGTTGTTATGTTTATCTTTATTTTCCTGTGTAAGTAGAAAAATAGAGGAAAAGATGAAAATGGAATCGCTCGACTTAAAAGATGAGATCACAAAGCTTCTCGCTCAGGGAAAAACAGAGCTAAACCTACCCAAAGGTCGATACAAAATCTCTGAGGCTATCCATATAAACAATACGAAATCTCTCACCATTAATGGAAATGGTTCCACTTTGATCATGCCTCCCAAAGGCGAATTATTATTTTTTAGCAACATACAAAATATTCACATAAAAAACTTAACCGTTGATTGTGACCCACTACCATTCACTCAGGGGACAATTACTAAAATTAGTGACGATCATCTTGAATATGAATACGAAGTGCACCCAGGGTACCCAAGTTTAGATGCCTTCCCAAAATACAAAACAATCGGACGAAGTGGTATTTTTGTCTTTGACCCCAAGACATTGAGATGGAAAGATAATGTTCCTGATCTGTATACAAAAGACAGTACAAGCATCAGTCTAAGAAAAGGGCAATTTACATTCAAACACCTAATGGAAGGGTACAGAAATATAAAAGTAGGTGATTATGTTGCTTTTAAAAATATGTATGGGAATGTTTTTTTATTTAAAGGGTGTGGTGATGTCACAATGGAGGATGTCATAGTGAATACCGGACCCGGAGCTGGCTTCTTAATGCGAACCTGTACGGGTAAAGTGATAATGAAACGCTGTAAAATAGAAAAAGGGCCAAAACCAAAGGGAGCCGTACATGAGCGTTTATTGAGTACGATTGCAGATGGGTTCAATCTCGCCTATTCCAGGCAGGGTGTTACCATGGAGGAATGCGAATTTTCCTATATGGGCGATGATGCTGTAAATTTACATGGATCATTTATGAGTGTAGTTAAGAAAATAGATGATAGTACATTTTTAATTGGCCGTGCTTGGTCAGATGAACCACTTCAAAAAGTACTGCCAGGTGATAAAATTAGAATACTTGATGGGAATGATTTCGGTTTGATCAATGAAGCAAAGATTTTAAACCTTATGAAGATTATCCCTCCCCAGGAACTAGATCAAAATTTACGTAAGAAATGGCGACTTCCCACTAAAGCTAAAATATTTTATAGCCAAGTAAAGCTAGATAAGAAGGTAAATGCAGAAGCTGGAAATAAAGTTGAGGTACCAGCAATTGCTTGCCCTAATTTCGTCTTTCGTCGGAACTATTTTCATGATCACAGAGCAAGAGGCTTACGCTTAGGAGCTTCCCATGGTTTGATTGAACAGAATCGTTTTGAGCGTATAAAATCAACTCCTATAAGTCTAGGGCCCCATGCAATTCATAATGAGGGGGGGTGGATTGAAGATATAGTTGTAAAAAATAATACGATAATGGACTCTTGTTTTGATGAACGTACATTTGATAAAAATGCAGCTAATACAGGTGCAATTGTTTTACTTCATTTTCTTCATGATAAATCAGCTAAATATGTGCAAGAAAACCGTAATATTCGCATTCTCAATAATAAAATTGAGAGGGTCGGTGGTCCAGGCCTATTAATTACCTCTGCAGACAATGTAACAGTCGAAGGCAATACTTTTTCAAATACACATTTATTAAATTGTGATAAATCAGGTAATGATATTCGCTTAAAAGCAACTGGCGTAATTAGCATAAATTATTCAGATAAAGTGGATATTAAAAATAACTATTTTGGAAAACTAGGATCATTTGCTCGAAAAGAGTTTATTAAAAATCCTGAATAA
- a CDS encoding glycoside hydrolase family 52 protein, with protein sequence MTPENPDFHAQHSPMGAHSSFTLGMHHANSGAVSEKGSVAEGATLVGYRTASGQYHYFPFFEKLESEKDRYVSDENAEILPDVIFSKENIEREYLWATDKFSAPGIQMEVISPFDSIPDPAQASDDEMRFATCPATLVRLTFDNQSSEDWQGFFALSPDTRWTALDSDNNRQVIGGVSRDQLAVATTDQEAKSFMDFTHDTALDPDHSRPHFLLGQTCGLEITVPAGEQKELVLCIAYYLENKATFNRSSKYYYTKLFTDIKHVINYAMTEQGRYFALAAKRDEELSLRTDLNDEQKFLIAHATRSYYGSTEFLIESDKPLWVVNEGEYLMMNTFDLTIDMLFFELKFNPWTVKNVLENFVSHYRYYDEVFSPENPEKLYPGGVSFAHDMGVANQFSPEPYSSYESSGLDRKCFSFMTYEQLCNWVLTAGVYLGQNKDTDFFTRHRGIFQDCLTSLLNRDNPDPAKRNGLMSFESSMTKGGGEITTYDSLDHSLGQSRNNIYLAGKAWASYLIIHDLFKGLDTKLSEEAFSAAQLTAKALCAGYDEDLGFIPAVLENDNKSAIIPAIEALVYPWEFGSKEYCSEDGPFAQYIKVLKRHFNNIHNTDACLYPDGAWKLSSTADNSWMSKISICQYVAREILKIDLKDASAQADLAHARWQREGAKYHACSDQFTSGQAIGSLYYPRIVSNILWLKETC encoded by the coding sequence ATGACTCCAGAAAACCCCGACTTCCACGCCCAGCACTCCCCGATGGGGGCACACAGCTCTTTCACATTAGGAATGCACCACGCCAATAGTGGTGCCGTATCAGAAAAAGGCTCCGTTGCTGAAGGCGCAACTCTCGTAGGCTACCGCACTGCATCCGGTCAATACCATTATTTCCCTTTCTTCGAAAAGCTCGAAAGTGAAAAAGATCGCTATGTCAGCGATGAAAACGCCGAAATTCTTCCCGATGTCATTTTTTCTAAGGAAAATATTGAGCGCGAATACCTCTGGGCCACGGATAAGTTCTCGGCACCGGGGATCCAAATGGAAGTCATATCTCCCTTTGACAGCATCCCCGATCCCGCACAAGCAAGTGATGATGAAATGCGTTTTGCCACCTGCCCCGCCACCCTAGTGCGATTGACTTTCGACAATCAGAGTAGCGAAGACTGGCAAGGCTTCTTTGCCCTCAGTCCCGACACGAGATGGACAGCTCTAGACAGCGACAACAATCGACAAGTCATCGGCGGGGTGAGTCGTGATCAACTGGCTGTGGCGACTACAGATCAAGAAGCTAAATCCTTTATGGACTTCACCCATGATACGGCTTTAGATCCGGACCATAGTCGACCCCACTTCTTACTGGGGCAAACCTGTGGCCTAGAAATCACAGTCCCAGCTGGAGAACAAAAAGAATTAGTTCTCTGCATTGCCTATTATTTAGAAAACAAAGCCACTTTTAATCGTTCGAGCAAATACTACTACACCAAGCTTTTTACCGACATCAAACATGTTATCAACTATGCCATGACGGAACAAGGTCGTTACTTTGCGCTGGCCGCAAAACGCGACGAAGAGCTGAGTTTGCGGACAGACCTAAACGATGAACAAAAATTTCTCATCGCCCATGCCACGAGAAGCTATTATGGCTCAACTGAATTTTTAATTGAATCAGATAAGCCTCTATGGGTGGTCAATGAAGGTGAATACTTGATGATGAACACCTTTGACCTCACAATTGACATGCTTTTCTTCGAGCTTAAATTCAATCCTTGGACGGTTAAAAACGTTCTCGAGAACTTTGTTTCCCACTACCGTTATTACGATGAGGTCTTTTCACCGGAGAATCCTGAAAAGCTCTACCCCGGTGGCGTATCTTTTGCCCACGACATGGGGGTTGCTAATCAATTCAGTCCTGAACCCTACTCCAGTTATGAGTCTTCTGGCCTTGATCGCAAATGTTTCTCTTTCATGACCTATGAACAACTCTGTAACTGGGTTTTAACTGCCGGGGTTTACCTTGGTCAAAATAAAGATACTGACTTCTTCACTCGTCACCGAGGTATCTTCCAAGATTGTTTAACGAGCTTACTCAATCGCGATAATCCCGATCCCGCAAAACGCAATGGCCTGATGTCTTTTGAGAGTTCTATGACCAAGGGTGGCGGCGAAATAACTACCTATGATTCACTAGATCACTCCCTCGGTCAATCGCGCAACAACATTTATTTAGCAGGCAAAGCTTGGGCATCCTACCTCATCATTCACGACCTCTTCAAAGGTCTTGATACAAAACTGAGCGAAGAAGCCTTCTCTGCTGCTCAGTTAACGGCGAAAGCCTTGTGTGCAGGTTATGACGAAGACCTAGGCTTTATCCCCGCTGTTTTAGAAAATGACAACAAGAGTGCTATCATTCCAGCCATCGAAGCCCTGGTTTACCCATGGGAGTTTGGTTCCAAAGAATACTGCTCCGAAGACGGTCCTTTTGCTCAATACATCAAGGTGCTCAAACGCCACTTTAATAATATTCACAATACCGACGCCTGCCTTTACCCCGACGGAGCCTGGAAGCTATCCTCGACCGCGGACAACTCTTGGATGAGCAAAATCTCTATCTGCCAATACGTCGCTCGCGAAATCCTAAAGATTGACCTCAAAGATGCCTCGGCACAAGCTGATTTAGCCCACGCACGCTGGCAACGGGAAGGCGCCAAGTACCATGCCTGCTCAGATCAATTCACTTCCGGCCAAGCCATTGGCAGCCTCTACTACCCAAGAATAGTCAGTAACATCCTTTGGCTCAAAGAAACTTGTTAA
- a CDS encoding alpha/beta hydrolase, which produces MCYPVISWGEFAHLGSKENLLGQQASEALVAKTSMENAVHAKTPPSFIWHTVEDGTVPVENAYLYAMALQKHKIRHELHVYPDGRHGLGLAKDLARSSNQASQWCQACENFLYKEGF; this is translated from the coding sequence TTGTGTTACCCCGTTATCTCTTGGGGAGAATTCGCTCACCTGGGCTCAAAAGAAAATTTATTGGGCCAGCAGGCCAGTGAGGCATTAGTGGCAAAAACCTCCATGGAAAATGCGGTTCACGCAAAAACTCCCCCAAGTTTTATTTGGCATACGGTTGAAGATGGAACCGTTCCCGTGGAAAACGCCTACCTCTATGCCATGGCTCTACAAAAACATAAAATTCGTCATGAACTCCATGTTTACCCAGATGGACGCCACGGTTTGGGCTTAGCCAAAGACCTGGCTCGAAGCAGCAATCAAGCAAGTCAATGGTGTCAAGCTTGCGAAAACTTCCTCTATAAAGAAGGTTTTTGA
- the uxaC gene encoding glucuronate isomerase translates to MNFIHDDFVLENQYAKDLYHQFSKDQPIIDYHCHLIPQEIAEDRRWENITQIWLYGDHYKWRAMRSNGVDERFCTGESSDWEKFKAFADCMPKLLRNPLYHWTQLELKRYFNIDKLLGPDTAEEIWNEANKVVQADDFSARQLMVKSKVKLVCTTDDPIDDLRGHKQIAADQFQVKVLPTWRPDKAMAVDQSQVFTEWYAQLQEITDFQINSFDDYLKALKIRQDYFHENGCRLSDHGINEFYASEYSDADIAKIFDKARSGEKVSEREDLQFKSCMMYHFGLWNHEKGWVQQFHYGAIRNNNTRMYNQLGPDTGFDSIGSPNTALAMSRYFDRLDSSDQLAKSIIYNLNPGDNHVIGTMIGNFQDGSAAGKMQFGSGWWFLDQKDGMENQIEALSQLGSLSQFVGMLTDSRSFLSYTRHEYFRRILCNILGKDMEKGLVPADLNLVGPMIADISYNNAANYFDFNL, encoded by the coding sequence ATGAACTTTATTCACGACGACTTCGTACTTGAAAATCAGTACGCCAAAGACCTTTATCATCAGTTTTCAAAAGATCAGCCCATCATTGACTACCACTGTCATTTGATCCCCCAGGAAATTGCCGAAGATAGGCGCTGGGAAAACATCACTCAAATCTGGCTTTATGGCGATCATTACAAATGGCGCGCCATGCGCAGCAATGGCGTGGATGAACGCTTTTGCACTGGAGAGTCTTCCGATTGGGAAAAATTTAAGGCCTTTGCCGACTGCATGCCTAAACTCCTGCGTAACCCACTCTACCATTGGACGCAACTGGAGCTCAAACGTTACTTCAATATCGATAAGCTTCTAGGACCTGATACAGCCGAGGAAATTTGGAACGAGGCCAACAAAGTTGTTCAAGCAGATGACTTTTCAGCTCGTCAACTGATGGTTAAGAGTAAGGTAAAACTCGTCTGCACAACAGATGATCCCATCGACGATTTGCGTGGGCACAAACAAATTGCTGCCGATCAATTCCAAGTAAAAGTTCTCCCCACCTGGCGTCCTGACAAAGCCATGGCCGTGGATCAAAGCCAAGTCTTTACTGAATGGTATGCCCAACTCCAAGAGATCACCGATTTCCAAATCAATAGTTTTGACGATTACCTCAAAGCTTTAAAAATCCGCCAAGACTACTTTCATGAAAATGGCTGCCGCCTAAGTGACCACGGCATTAATGAATTCTACGCTAGCGAATACAGCGATGCGGACATCGCAAAAATCTTTGATAAAGCTCGTTCTGGTGAAAAAGTTAGTGAACGGGAAGACCTGCAATTCAAATCTTGCATGATGTATCATTTTGGCCTGTGGAATCACGAAAAAGGCTGGGTACAGCAATTTCATTATGGCGCCATCCGCAACAACAATACCAGAATGTATAATCAACTTGGGCCCGACACGGGTTTTGATTCCATTGGTTCGCCCAATACGGCATTAGCTATGAGTCGCTACTTTGACCGCCTAGATTCCAGTGATCAACTGGCAAAATCCATCATCTACAACCTCAACCCCGGCGACAACCATGTGATTGGTACTATGATTGGCAATTTCCAAGATGGCTCAGCTGCGGGCAAAATGCAGTTCGGTTCAGGCTGGTGGTTCTTGGATCAAAAAGATGGCATGGAAAATCAAATCGAAGCTCTCTCTCAACTTGGCTCCCTATCACAATTTGTGGGAATGCTCACCGACAGCCGCTCATTCTTGAGCTACACTCGCCACGAGTACTTCCGCCGCATCCTGTGTAATATTCTTGGTAAAGACATGGAAAAAGGCCTAGTCCCAGCCGACCTCAACTTAGTTGGCCCCATGATTGCCGATATCTCCTACAACAACGCCGCCAATTACTTCGATTTTAATCTTTAA
- a CDS encoding DUF1670 domain-containing protein, with the protein MKDKLVNKKESKPEPAWTKKDFKAVLMNFFLQHCPQLGGELLVERLVLELIKTIETYYPATERMKMGQALWYAVDAAETAGYGKALERCKLVPVVLDMIHDDDIEAYLAKEKKRKRNITKVVRIFDQTYQQGGVLTLADAGAIMGLSPSTISSYLREYEKEHNRLVPRRGTIHDLGPTLTHKRIICIKHCYEGKSIEQTARETTHSVRAVTRYTNDFKRVQTCLKEGWKVEKIAAATGLSKSLTQEYIDLIENKPQEETEG; encoded by the coding sequence ATGAAAGATAAACTCGTTAATAAAAAAGAGTCGAAACCTGAGCCAGCCTGGACTAAAAAGGATTTTAAAGCTGTACTCATGAATTTCTTTCTTCAGCATTGTCCGCAGCTCGGTGGCGAGCTCTTAGTAGAACGTCTTGTTTTAGAGCTCATTAAAACTATTGAAACCTATTATCCAGCAACAGAAAGAATGAAAATGGGACAAGCTTTGTGGTACGCAGTTGATGCCGCAGAAACAGCCGGTTATGGCAAAGCCCTTGAACGATGTAAGCTCGTTCCTGTTGTTTTAGATATGATTCACGATGATGATATTGAAGCGTATTTAGCCAAGGAGAAGAAACGTAAACGCAATATAACGAAGGTTGTTCGAATCTTTGATCAAACTTATCAACAGGGAGGCGTCTTAACCCTTGCTGATGCTGGCGCCATCATGGGGCTTTCTCCAAGTACAATCTCTTCATATCTAAGAGAATATGAAAAAGAACATAACAGATTGGTCCCTCGGCGAGGTACAATTCATGATCTTGGTCCCACGCTGACTCATAAGCGTATTATTTGTATAAAACATTGTTATGAAGGAAAGTCTATTGAACAAACCGCTCGGGAAACAACACACTCAGTTCGAGCTGTTACGCGATATACCAATGATTTCAAAAGAGTTCAGACTTGCTTAAAGGAAGGTTGGAAAGTCGAAAAAATAGCTGCCGCTACAGGATTATCGAAATCTTTGACTCAGGAGTATATAGATCTAATTGAAAATAAACCACAGGAGGAGACAGAAGGCTGA